A genomic stretch from Lathyrus oleraceus cultivar Zhongwan6 chromosome 2, CAAS_Psat_ZW6_1.0, whole genome shotgun sequence includes:
- the LOC127123802 gene encoding uncharacterized protein LOC127123802 — MNPMKNIFEKPAQTGRISHWRMFLSEYDIEYRTQKYIKRSMLACYLAHQSIEDYQPIQFYFLDEDVMAIRAKDYDEPGPDEGPEPGSRWGLVFDGASNAYGHGVGAIIFTHRGSHIPFVARICFRCTNNMVEYEACIIVLEEAIDLSIKILDVFGD, encoded by the coding sequence atgaATCCTATGAAGaatatttttgagaagcctgcgCAGACAGGAAGAATTTCCCATTGGCGGATGTTTCTATCAGAATATGACATTGAATATCGTACTCAGAAATATATTAAAAGAAGTATGTTGGCATGTTATTTGGCTCATCAATCGATTGAAGACTATCAACCTATCCAGTTTTACTTTCTAGATGAAGATGTTATGGCCATTAGAGctaaagattatgatgaaccaggtcctgatgaaggaccagagcctggatCTCGATGGGGTttggtatttgatggagcttctaatgcATATGGTCATGGGGTTGGAGCAATTATATTCACTCATCgaggttctcatattccttttgTTGCAAGGATATGTTTTCGTTGTACCAATAATATGGtagaatatgaagcatgtatcaTTGTCCTCGAAGAAGCTATTGATCTCAGTATTAAGATCCTCGATGTCTTTGGGGATTAA